In Prochlorococcus marinus CUG1435, the genomic window TCCATATTCTCTAAGAAAAGATTATATTTCCTTTACAGATAAAAAATGGGACTGGAGATATCAATTTAATAAGGACGGTTCGCCCGATATAAATAATCCTTCTTTATACGAACTACTACCTTCTGGGGAGATTAAAACACATTTTTGTGAAACAGAAGATGATAAGTCAAACTTATAATTTCAAAATAACTATTCTAGATTTTTTAACTTCTGAACTTCTTTGTAAAGATGAACAAACCAAAAAACCAAAATAATATTTCAAGATATGTGAAACTTGAAGATTACAAACTTTTTGATTATGAAATTCCAGAAATCTTTTTGGACTTCGTAATTAAGAAAAATGCTGTAAATGTTACGACCAAACTAAAATTGGTAAAAAAAAATAAGAATACCAGAAATCTAATTCTAGATGGTACGGATATATTAATAAAAAAAATATTTGTAGATAACTCACTACTGGGAAAGAAATACTACAAACAGCAAAAAAATAACTTGAAAATTGAAAATATAAACAAAGATAATTTTTTATTAAAAATAGAAGGAGTAATTAAACCGAAGGAAAATACGTCCCTTTTAGGTATGTATGAGAGCAATGGAATTATAACTACGCAATGTGAGGCAGAGGGATTTAGAAGAATAAGTTTTCACTCTGATAGGCCTGATATTCTAAGCAAATACACTGTGAGAATTGAAGCAGACAAGAATGATTATCCTGTCTTACTCTCAAATGGAAACGTCATAAAAGAAAATAATCTTGCAAATAATCGACATGAAATAATTTGGGAAGACCCATATCCGAAACCCTCATATCTATTTGCATTGGTAGCAGGAAAACTTAATTGTGTAAAAGACAATTTCATAACAAAATCGAATAAAAAGGTAAAAATAAATATTTTTGTCGAGTATGGCGATGAAAAATATGTTCAACATGCAATAAGTTCCTTACAGAAATCTATGAAGTGGGACGAGGATCAATATAACCTTGAATACGATTTGTCATTATTCAATATTGTTGCAGTCAGGCACTTTAATATGGGAGCAATGGAAAATAAAAGTCTCAATATATTCAACTCAAAACTAATACTCGCTAATTCTGAAACAACAACTGATGAAGAATTAGAGAGAATTGAGGGCGTGATCGCCCATGAATACTTCCATAATTGGACTGGGAATAGAGTGACTTGTAGAGATTGGTTTCAACTATCTCTAAAAGAGGGTCTAACAGTATTCAGAGATCAACAATTCACTGCAGACGTTCATGATCGCGAAATCAAGAGACTTGATGATGCTAAATTTCTTAGAAGAAATCAATTTAGAGAGGATTCTGGTCCAACATCACATCCTGTAGTGCCAATAAAATATAAAGAAATAGACAATTTCTATACGACCACGATTTACGAGAAAGGAGCAGAAATAATTAGAATGCTTAATAAGCTTGTAAAGGATGAAAATTTCTATAAAGGATTTAGTAATTACATCTCAACATATGATGGAAAGGCAGCAACAATAGACCAATTTGTCGATAAAATTTTAGAACATAATAATGAAATCGATCCTGAAAAGTTTAAAATCTGGTACAAGCAAAATGGGACTCCAAAAATTAAATTTAAGAGAATCTGGGATCAAAAAAGCGAAAAACTTACAATTGAAGCCTCTCAAAGTAATCCAATAAAGAAGAACCCATATAATGATTTACCTCTAATAATTCCTATAAATCTGGCTATATTTTGCAGTGAAAATAAAACGATAGTAAAAACGGTTGTTTTAAAAACAAAAAAACAAGAATTTATTTTTAGGAATATAAGATCTCACCTCCAAATTCCTATAGTAACTTATTTTCGCGAATTCTCTTCACCTGTTGAGTGGGAATCAGACACTGCCTTGGATGAAAAGTTTCTAATCTTAAAATATGAAAAAGATTTTTTTACACTATCTAATACTGTAAAAGCATTTTATAAAAAAATTATTTTATGTAGATTAGATGAAAAACCAGATCATAAAATTGAAAATAAATTAATAAGGACCTTAATATCATTTATAAAAAATAAAGATATTAATTTATCCCTTTTATCAGAATTACTAAGTATTCCGACATTTGCTGAAATTGAATCGGAAATGGAAAATATAGATCCTTTAAAGATATATAAAACTATTGACGAATTAAATCATTTATTCGGTATCAAATTAAAAAAAGAATTATATTTTAAGCTCGAAGAAATAGAGAAAAATCTAGATAAAGTGTGGCCTGAAGGTAAAAATGAAAGAAAACTAATCGAAACTATTTGGAAACTACTATTACACAGTCATGATGAGGAAATTAAAAGTAAAATAATTAATTATGTCGATAGTAATTCAATGACGCTAGCAAAAGCTGCATTGAATTCATTCAGTAGGATTAATTGTCCTGAACGAAAACTTATTTCAAATATATTCTTCAATAAATGGAAAAATAATAGTGTCGTTTTGGATAGTTGGTTCTCATTCAATGCATCTATAGAAATTGATGAAAAAACATGCAGCATTGAAAAATTATTTGAAAATAAGTTTTTTGATTCAAAATCACCGAACACTTTAAGAGCTATATTAAATTCTTTCGTAACAAGAAATAGTACTTTTCATGCAATTGATGGTTCTGGTTATAAATATATTGCAAAAAAGATAATTGATTTTGATAAATTAAATCCAATCGTAGTTTCCCGTTTTGTGAAAGTATTTAGTAGATACAATTATTATTCAGACCCTTACAAAAATAATATGGTAGAAACAATAAAGCAGATTAAAAAAAATAAACTATCAACAAATACTAAAGAAGTATTAGATTCAATAATAGAGTAATTAATTGATGTTATTTAATTAAATATAATAATAACAATTGTAAATATTAAAAATAAAATAAATACAAGATACTTATTAATAAAAATATAATCAAATACATTTTTATTATTATCTTTATTCCACTTTTTATTTACGTATTCCTTTGTTATAAATTTATTAGGTCTGCCACAATATAAACAAGTTGGGGAAGTTATTAAAATTAAATTTTTACATTGGGGGCACTTTTTTTTTTCCATAATTAAATCTTACTGAATAGAATTGAAATCAGAAACAATATATAAAATAAGTAATTTAAATTTTATTTATTATATTTTGAATAATTAAATATCATTGCAAAAAAAAATTTGATTCTAACTATTTAAAAAGATTCAATATAATAAAAAATTAGTATTTGGTTTGAAATGTTTGCTATTGCACTTGGAATGTCACCTATCGAAAAAATCACCGTTGCAATATCTGCTTCAATTTTTATAATCGCCTTTACATGGGTCTCGATTAAGGGAGATTTAAGAAAACTCGCTAATGAACTAATTGAAGACAATGAAAATAATCAGGATAATTAAAAAAAATTTTTAAACTACTTTGCATGCAAACTAGGATAATCAATAATATGCCTAATTTCTTTTAGGGAAGAACCATAGATTTTTTTACCATTTAGGTGAACACCAATCCATTTTTCCTTTTGATTAAAAAAATTACTTTTAGTAGTATCCCTCAGTAGATAATCTTTATTATCCCAATTTAAAGTTATATCCCAACCTTTATAATTTTCTATCATTGTGAAATAGAGAAGATACCCAAATAATACCCAGAGAGACATAAAACAAAAACAAAGGAAATAAGTATTTTTTTCGTTATTTTTATTTAATATTTATGTTGTACTGACTTTTATTTTACGAGCAGCTTCATCTGCATTTTTTCTAGCCAAATTTATGTCAGAATTTGATGAGAGAACAACACCCATTCTTCTGCCTTTTCTGGAAACCGGTTTACCAAAAATGAGCACTTTAGTCTTTTCAAATTCTAATGCTTCATTAAGCCCCTCATAAATAGGATTTAGATACTCTTGATTAGAGAGAATAACTCTGGTTGCAGAGGGTTCTATTAGATCTATATG contains:
- the pepN gene encoding aminopeptidase N; the encoded protein is MNKPKNQNNISRYVKLEDYKLFDYEIPEIFLDFVIKKNAVNVTTKLKLVKKNKNTRNLILDGTDILIKKIFVDNSLLGKKYYKQQKNNLKIENINKDNFLLKIEGVIKPKENTSLLGMYESNGIITTQCEAEGFRRISFHSDRPDILSKYTVRIEADKNDYPVLLSNGNVIKENNLANNRHEIIWEDPYPKPSYLFALVAGKLNCVKDNFITKSNKKVKINIFVEYGDEKYVQHAISSLQKSMKWDEDQYNLEYDLSLFNIVAVRHFNMGAMENKSLNIFNSKLILANSETTTDEELERIEGVIAHEYFHNWTGNRVTCRDWFQLSLKEGLTVFRDQQFTADVHDREIKRLDDAKFLRRNQFREDSGPTSHPVVPIKYKEIDNFYTTTIYEKGAEIIRMLNKLVKDENFYKGFSNYISTYDGKAATIDQFVDKILEHNNEIDPEKFKIWYKQNGTPKIKFKRIWDQKSEKLTIEASQSNPIKKNPYNDLPLIIPINLAIFCSENKTIVKTVVLKTKKQEFIFRNIRSHLQIPIVTYFREFSSPVEWESDTALDEKFLILKYEKDFFTLSNTVKAFYKKIILCRLDEKPDHKIENKLIRTLISFIKNKDINLSLLSELLSIPTFAEIESEMENIDPLKIYKTIDELNHLFGIKLKKELYFKLEEIEKNLDKVWPEGKNERKLIETIWKLLLHSHDEEIKSKIINYVDSNSMTLAKAALNSFSRINCPERKLISNIFFNKWKNNSVVLDSWFSFNASIEIDEKTCSIEKLFENKFFDSKSPNTLRAILNSFVTRNSTFHAIDGSGYKYIAKKIIDFDKLNPIVVSRFVKVFSRYNYYSDPYKNNMVETIKQIKKNKLSTNTKEVLDSIIE
- a CDS encoding photosystem II reaction centre N prot, which codes for MFAIALGMSPIEKITVAISASIFIIAFTWVSIKGDLRKLANELIEDNENNQDN